In Cyprinus carpio isolate SPL01 chromosome A14, ASM1834038v1, whole genome shotgun sequence, a single window of DNA contains:
- the LOC109087054 gene encoding fibroblast growth factor receptor-like 1 isoform X2 gives MFPERGSLTFLTVVLIVTLSCEARDDAAVTQNQPQPDEAEPNADLTLKDPTGEPWVKPRFTQPTKMRRRVLEQPVGSSVRLKCLSSGNPTPVISWWRDQSRLPSPHQSKRPQWTLTLKNLQPQDSAKYTCLVSNAAGHINATYKVDVIERTNSKPILTGTHPVNTTVEFGGTASFQCKVHSDVKPVIQWLKRVDPGTEGRYNSTLEVGGQHFVVLPTGDVWSRPDGSYLNKLAIVKARDEDAGMYICLGANTMGYNSRSAYLTVLSDPKKDKDIILRHISPGLPWPLIIGIPAAALLIVGAIVLWLCHSRRHQSALPPRPMTYRDHHIPDKEPSSSNGTNPDLPNQRLMGMGPPALSGPPKIYTKVYTDMHTHTHSHAHMEGKVHQHFHYQC, from the exons ACGATGCAGCTGTGACTCAGAACCAGCCTCAGCCAGATGAAGCAGAACCTAACGCAGATCTCACCCTGAAGGACCCTACCGGAGAGCCATGGG TGAAGCCACGCTTCACTCAGCCCACAAAGATGCGCAGGCGTGTGCTAGAGCAGCCCGTTGGCAGCTCGGTGCGTCTCAAGTGTCTGTCCAGTGGCAATCCAACACCGGTCATTTCATGGTGGAGAGACCAGAGCAGGCTGCCCAGCCCTCACCAAAGTAAACGCCCACAGTGGACGCTGACTCTGAAGAACCTGCAGCCTCAGGACAGTGCCAAATACACCTGTCTCGTCTCCAATGCAGCTGGCCATATCAATGCCACCTACAAAGTGGATGTAATTG AGCGTACCAACTCCAAACCCATTCTGACAGGTACCCATCCTGTCAACACAACTGTGGAGTTTGGTGGAACAGCTTCCTTCCAGTGTAAGGTCCACAGTGATGTGAAGCCAGTAATACAGTGGCTGAAGCGAGTTGACCCGGGCACAGAGGGGCGCTATAACTCCACACTGGAGGTAGGAGGCCAGCACTTTGTTGTGCTGCCCACTGGGGACGTGTGGTCCAGACCTGACGGTTCCTACCTCAACAAGCTGGCCATCGTCAAGGCACGTGACGAGGATGCTGGAATGTACATCTGTCTAGGGGCTAATACCATGGGCTACAACTCTCGCAGCGCCTACCTCACCGTTCTCTCAG ATCCCAAGAAGGATAAGGACATCATTCTCCGCCACATCAGCCCCGGTCTTCCCTGGCCACTTATTATTGGGATCCCAGCTGCTGCCCTGCTCATAGTAGGAGCCATCGTGCTCTGGTTGTGCCACAGCCGCAGACACCAGAGTGCTTTGCCTCCCCGACCGATGACCTATCGAGACCACCACATTCCAGACAAGGAGCCCAGCTCATCCAACGGCACCAACCCTGACCTGCCCAACCAGAGACTAATGGGAATGGGGCCCCCAGCTCTCAGCGGTCCACCAAAGATTTATACCAAGGTCTACACAGacatgcacacccacacacactcccaTGCACACATGGAGGGAAAAGTACACCAGCATTTCCATTACCAGTGTTAG